The Mucilaginibacter gracilis genomic interval GATGGAAGCTGAACATTATTTTGAGGCCCGAGCCAATGCACAGGCGCAGTGGGTGATAATCCCCGAACTGGGACGGACGCTTTCGGGAATGGCCTTATTGCCTTATACTGCTACCACCGATCATTCAGCTCTGCTTTATAAAATGAAGCTCAGTTCTCAGTCAAACCATGTTACATTGCGGATATTTTTCACTTGCACGCTTCCTTTCAAAAAGGGAGGACAGCGCGTTTCCGCAGCATTTGACGGCGCGAAGGAAACTGTGTGGAATATCAACGAGGATCTAATCTGGAAAAATAATTATACCCGGATGTATCCCTCGGGTGCTGCCAGAATTATAGAATCGGTTAAAGTACTTGAACTGCCGGTAGTGAATGACGGGGTTCATCTGCTTCAGATACAACCTTTGGATCCCGGGGTGGTGATCCAGAAAATCGTTGTTGATGCCGGTGGCTACGAACCGACACATCTCAAAATGGAAGAAAGTCCCTACAAAAAAGAAAAAATTTAAAATATACTTTATGAGTCGCATCTTCAAACTGGCCGCATATTTCCTGCTCGCCTCTTCTGCTTGCCTGGCACAGGTTAAAAGCCCCGCTACCAATCCGGCAAATGCAGCATCCGGCCATACTTTCCGATATACTAATCCTATCACCCGGGATACGTCTATTTCCATGCGAGACCATTTTATTATCAAGGTAGGCAATAAATGGTATTGCACCGGCACATCCAATCCCGTTTGGACGGGGTATAACCCCGGTGTCCGGATGCTGGAATCAGATGATCTGATCCACTGGAAACAGGATGCCTGGTTGATTGATGCGAGCAAACTTCCTGCGGATTGCCCTTACAATGGCCGTTTTTGGGCGCCCGAGATTCACCTCATCAAAAAGAAGTTCTGGCTAACGGTAAACAGCGGGAAGGTGACCAGGGAAGACCCTAAGGGTATGAAGTCACACAGTATCTGGCTATTCGTTGCCGACCAGGTTACCGGGCCCTATAAGCTGGTTAACGGGCCGCTTACGCCGCAGTACAATAATGACGCTACGCTTTTTGAAGATGAAGATGGCCAAACCTATCTTTATTGTAGTGGGAACGGATTGTTTCAGGCCAAGATAGACCTGCAAAACGGAAAATTGATTGGTACGGTGCAAAAGTTTCTGGATAAAAGGCAACCTGGATACCCGGAATGGATGGTAGGAGGGATAGAGGGCCCTTTTGTGGTTAAACGCGATGGTTACTATTTTATGTTTTTTTCAACCTGGACCAGGGGCTACGAAGTTGGCTTACTCAAATCTAAATCTCCGCTGGGGCCTTGGGTACTGGCCTCGCCCGAGCCCATTTTTGGCTGCCGTAAAAAAGGCTTCCGTCCCGAATTGGCTATTGAGGGAGGATATGCTGATCTGAAATTCCAGGATTCTGAGGACCCTTACTGCGAAACCGGGCACAATGCCCTGTTTGAAGGCCCGGACGGGAAGTTGTGGAGCAGCTGTCACTACCTGATGTATGAAAAGCGGCCCTATCCTTACAGCCAGGTTTTACAGCCTTGGGAAAAAACAACGCAAATGGGCATTGAGCCCGTAACGTATAAGGACGGGGTATTTGGCATTAAGGGCCCAACATGGACCGAACAAGTGATTGAATATTAACTTATCTGTTTCCTGTCACCATGAATTTACAACAGAATATAAAGCAAGCCGTTGTGCCATATATCAGCACAGTGCTTCGTGTTACGGTTAGCATCGTTTTTTTGCTTGCCATCATCAGCGTAAGCAATGTTTGGGCACAAAGCAGTACACAAGATGCAACGGATTTAAAACTATGGTATAAGCAGCCAGCGGGCAAGATTTGGGAAAATGCCTTGCCCATAGGCAATGGCAGGCTAGGCGCAATGGTTTACGGAAACGTTGGCCTGGAAACGGTACAACTGAACGAACATACCCTTTGGAGCGGTGGCCCCAACCGGAACGATAATCCTTTGGCCCTAGACTCACTTGCGGCGATGAGAAAGCTTATTTTTGAAGGTAAGCAAAAACAGGCCGAGCAGTTAGCAAATAATGTCATTATCAGTAAAAAATCTCAGGGACAGATGTTTGAACCCGCAGGTGAGCTGCACCTGGCTTTTAAAGAGCAGGAGCAATATACAGCTTACTACAGAGACCTTGATCTTAAAAATGCGGTCACGGTAACGTCTTATGTGGTAAACGGGGTTACTTTCAAAAGGGAAGTTTTTGCCTCCCTGTCTGATCGTGTAATCGTGATGCATTTAACCGCCAGCCGGCCGCACAGTATTTCTTTTACGGGGTATTACTCTTCCCCGCAGACGGGCGTTGCCGTCGCAACGGGGGAGACGGGCAAGCTTACATTCGGCGGGACAACTATCGACCACGAAGGGGTGAAAGGTATGGTGCGTTATAAAGGTTTAATTGATTTTAAACCCAACGGCGGAATGATTAGCCGGAACGACACCTCTATCATTGTAAGGGATGCCAATGAGGTAACCATTTTGATTGCTTTGGCAACTAATTTTGATAACTACCACAATTTAGGCGGAAATGAAAACCTCAGGGCCGAAACCGATCTCAATAAAGCTGGGGGCAAAACTTATCAGCAATTAAAAAAAGCACACATCGAAGCTTATCAGCGATATTTTAACCGGGTGTACTTTAGTCTGGGCGGAAACGTAACGTCCGACAAGCCGACGGACGAAAGACTGAAAAACTTCAGCACAGGAAACGATCCACAGTTTGCGGCACTTTATTTTCAGTATGGCCGTTACCTGCTGATTTCGTGCTCCCAGCCCGGCGGCCAACCCGCTAACCTGCAGGGTATCTGGAACAACAAACTTTATCCTGCCTGGGACAGTAAATATACCATCAACATTAATGCTGAAATGAATTATTGGCCGGCTGAAAAAACCAATCTGGCTGAATTACATGAGCCCTTTCTGCAGATGGTAAAGGAACTGGCCGAATCGGGAAAACAAACTGCGAAAACCATGTACGGGGCCAGGGGCTGGATGGCGCATCATAACACGGATATATGGCGGGCAACGGGCGCGGTTGACGGCGCGTTCTGGGGTATCTGGAACCAGGGCGGTGGCTGGACAAGTCAGCATCTATGGGAACATTTTCTCTACAGCGGCGATAAAAATTACCTGAGATCGGTTTATGGGATATTGAAAGGTTCCGCTATGTTTTACGCGGATGTACTTGTTGAAGACCCCGCCCGTCACTGGCTCGTGATGAATCCCGATATGTCACCTGAGAACGCGCCCAGGGCGCATCAGGGTTCTTCGCTTGATGCAGGAACAACCATGAGCAACCAGATTATTTTTGACAGCTTCAGCACGGTAATCAGAGCCGCGGAAATGCTTGATACAGACAGGTTGTTTGCCGATACATTGAAAAGGATGCGGGCTAGGCTGTCCCCGATGCATATCGGCAAGTATGGGCAGCTCCAGGAATGGTTGGACGATATTGACGACCCTAAAGATAGCCACCGGCATATTTCTCATTTATACGGCCTGTTTCCCTCCAACCAGATCTCGGCCTATCGTACACCCGGGCTTTTCCAGGCGGCAGGGACTACCCTTTTGCAGCGTGGCGACGTATCTACGGGTTGGAGTATGGGCTGGAAGGTTAATTGGTGGGCCAGAATGCTGGACGGTAACCATGCTTATAAGCTGATCCGCAATCAGCTGACGCCGCTTGGGGTTAACAAGGGGGGAGGGGGAACCTATAATAATCTCTTTGATGCACATCCGCCTTTTCAGATTGATGGAAATTTTGGATGTACATCGGGCATTGCCGAGATGTTGATGCAAAGTGCGGATGGTGCCGTTTTCTTGTTGCCCGCCCTGCCCGACGCCTGGCGCGAGGAAGGCTCTGTAGGCGGCCTGCGGGCTATTGGCGGTTTCGAAATTATTGACATGAACTGGAAAGAAGGGAAACTCACCAAGGTTACCATCAGGTCTAAACTGGGCGGTAACCTGCGTTTGCGGGTGCCAAACGCATTAAAAGCCATTTCCGGAGTGCTGAAAGACGCGAAAGGTACAAATAACAATCCTTTCTATCAGCTCAACCCCGTTCCGGCTCCGGTTATTTCCCCGGCTGCCCCTGTAGTGCCCCTGAAGCTTGATGCTACCATTTTATACGATATGCTAACGGAACCCGGAAAAAATTATACACTGCTGGCGCGGTAGTAACCAACGCCGATAATTGAATGATATAGAGCTATGAAAATAAAAACCACTGTTTTAATGATCCTGTTGCTGGGCTGTCTTTTTAGAAATGCGGCTGCCCAGCCTATCCATCTGGTAAACCCGATACTCAGCGGTTTTTACCCCGACCCGAGTATTGTTAAGGTTGGGGCTGATTACTATCTGGTTAATTCTACTTTTTCATATTTTCCGGGATTACCCTTGTTTCATAGCAAGGATTTAAAAAACTGGGAACAACTGGCCAATATCATCAGCCGGAAGTCTCAGATGGATTTCATTGGCGAACGTATGACCAGGGGGCTGTTTGCTCCGGGCATCAGTTATTACAAGGGTACATTTTATGTTACCTGTACCAATATCGATAATAAGGGTAATTTCGTTGTTACGGCCCGAAACCCGGCAGGCCCCTGGAGTGACCCTGTATGGCTGCCAAAGGTGAGGGGCATAGATCCGTCTATATTCTTTGACGGCGGCAAAGCCTATGTTGTTTACAACAGTGATCCGCCTGATTATAAGCCTTTGTACCAGGGACACCGGACCATTAAAATGTTCGAATTTGACATTGAGAACCTGACGACTATTGGCGAAGAAAAGATAGTGGTTAATGGGGGTGTTGACATCAGCAAAAAGCCGGTCTGGATAGAGGGGCCGCACCTGTTGAAAAGAAACGATTGGTATTATCTTTACGCTGCCGAAGGTGGTACTTCGGTAAATCATTCTGAAGTGGTATTCCGAAGCAAATCGGTTTGGGGGCCTTATCTCCCCTACGAAAAAAACCCGATCCTTACCCAGAGAGATCTGCCGGAAGACCGGAAATATCCGGTGACATCAACGGGGCATGCCCAATTGGTTGAAGGCCCTGACCGGAAGACCTATGCGGTATTTTTGGGTGTAAGGCCTTATACCGGTGATTATTATAATACCGGCAGGGAAACCTTTATCGCGCCGGTTCAATGGGAAAACGACTGGCCTGTGATTAACGCCGGTAACGCCGAAGTTAAATACGATTATCTTGCTGATTATAAAGAGGTTAAACTGAAAAATTCAATTCCGCAAAGCGGGAACTTCGGTTACACCCTTAACTTTAACAGTGTGCTTGACCCCTCATTGGTATTTTTAAGAAGCTGCGATAGCAGTTCCTTTTCGGTTAATAAAACTTCGGGCCTCTGGCTGAAACTCAAGCCCGAAACTTGTATGGGATACGGCAATCCTTCGTTTATCGGGAAACGCCAACAGCATCTCTTGTGTACTGCTGAAACCGAGCTTACCTTTATACCTGAAAAAGAAAATGAAAAGGCCGGGCTTGTTATTTTTCAGGACGAAAAGCATTTCTATTTTATTGGGAAATCGGTATCCGGCGGAAAGCATGTTCTGCAATTATTCAAAAGTACAGGCGATGGTCAAACTATGGAGTTGTTGGCCGAAGCACCGGTTGCCAAAGAAGGTCAAGCCGTTGGGCTGCGGATAGCTGCAGAAGGCGAATATTACAGTTGCTCTTATGCAAGCGAACCGGGCCATTGGGTTTTATTAAAAGACAAACTGGACGGCAAGTTTTTGAGCACACACGAAGCAGGTGGATTTATCGGCTGTTTCTTCGGCTTATATGCTACTTCTTCGGGGATGACGAGCCATAATAGCGCATCATTTAAATACCTGCGTTACGACGGGACGGATGAAGTATACAAAAAGCAAAATACGAAATAGAGTGAGTGATTTTTTTTTATTGTTCACAAATATAAAATATACCAGATTGACCGTCTTATGAAAATCTTTATACTCCGTTGTTTAACATTTGTGGCTTTGCTGGCATTTGGTGCCGCTTCGGCCCAGAACCAGCCCACGGCCCAAAACCCGGTTATTTACGCCGATGTGCCCGACATGGCAATGATCCGCGTAGGGGATACCTATTACATGAGCAGCACCACCATGCATATGAGTCCTGGTGTTCCGATCATGAAGTCTAAAGACCTGGTTAACTGGCGCATTATAAACTACGCTTACGATACGTTGGCTAATGTTGATGAACTTAACCTCAAGAATGGCAAAAGCACTTACGGGCGCGGCTCGTGGGCAAGCAGCATCCGGTACCACAATGGCGTCTACTATGTTAGTACCTTTGCGCAGACCACCGGGAAAACCTATATCTATTCTACAAAAGATATTGAAAAAGGTCCCTGGAAAAGCGTGTCATTTAAACCTTCACTGCATGATCATTCTTTGTTTTTTGACGATGATGGTAAGGCCTATATGGTTTATGGCAGCAGTAAGCTGCGGCTGACCGAATTAAATGACGATATAACGGGTGTTAAAGCCGGGGGAGTGGATAAGGTACTGATAGAGAACGCCAGCGCTCCCTCAAACAGCAATGGTGGCCTGGGTGCCGAAGGATCCCAACTTTTTAAGGTGAACGGCAAATATTACCTCTTCAACATCACCTGGCCCAGAGGCGGTATGCGCACGGTTATCATACACCGGGCCGATCATATCACCGGGCCATACGAAGGCCGGGTGGCACTCCAGGACAAAGGGGTTGCCCAGGGCGGGCTAATCAGCACGCCGGAAGGTAAATGGTTTGCCTACCTTTTTAAAGACAATGGCGCCGTAGGGCGTATCCCTTATCTGGTTCCGGTAAAATGGGAGGATGGCTGGCCGGTACTGGGCTTAGACGGTAAAGTACCAGGCACCTTGGATTTGCCCGTTGGAAAAGGTTTGATACCGGGTATAGTGGCATCTGATGACTTCAACCGTAAAAAGGGTGAGCGGCCTCTACCGCTGGTTTGGCAGTGGAACCATAACCCGGATGATGAACTGTGGTCGGTTAGTAAAAGAAAAGGATATTTGCGCCTGGCCACTGGAAGGCTCGATAGCAACTTGCTGGTTGCCCGGAATTCTTTGACCCAGCGCACCATAGGCCCGGTATGTGCAGGCAGTGTGCTGATCGATGTCTCGAGCCTTAAAGACGGTGATTTTGCCGGCCTGGGCTTGTTACAAAAGAACTATGGCCAAATTGGTGTAAGGCTTGCCGGAGGCAATAGGTCTATCGTCATGATCAATGCTTCAACAGGTAAACCGGTTGAGGCGCAAACCATCCCGCTCACACAAAGCACGGTTTATTTAAAGGCCGAATGTGACTTTGCTGATCGAAAAGACATCGCTTATTTTTATTATAGTTTGGACGGAAAAAGTTGGAATAAGCTAGGCACGCCGCTTAAAATGGCTTATACAATCCCCCAGTTTATTGGCTACCGTTTTGCATTGTTTAATTACGCCACGAAGACGATTGGCGGCTGGGCTGATTTTGATTTCTTTCATATTACCGATACCATATCCGGCATAGATAACATGGAGCGCAAATAGCAACTAAACTAACTTAGCACTCCAGTTAAAACAATAACCCGTAGTGCATTATAAAGAAAGTTGTTCATTTCGCCAATAAATGGTATATTGTATTGACTGACAATCAATTACAAACATGAACAACTTGATTCAAAATTACACTTTTATTTTAGAAGAGTTTAGGAAACTGTCAATAAAAGAGGACTTTTATTACAAACCAGTAAGGCCAAGACTGTCTGATTTAGAGTTAATTACGTTAAATTTGACCGCTGAATATTGTGGAATAGATTCTGAATATCAGTTATTTAGAAACCTGAAAGGTACCCCGCTTGATATCTTGATCGAACGAAGTGTTTACAATAAGAGAAAAAGAAAATTGTTCCCGCACATAAATGAGGTGAGAAAAAAGCTTGTTCAGAAACTGAACGCTGTCCAGGACTGTTTCATTGTCGATTCAATGCCTTTAGAGGTATGTAAAAATGCCCGTGCAGCAAGAAGTAAAATCTGCAAAGAACAGGAATACGCTTTTCCAAACCATGGTTTTTGTGCTGCGCAAAGTTCGAGGTATTATGGATACAAACTGCATGCAGTTTGTTCAGTAGATGGTGTTTTTGAGAACTTTGACCTAAGCCCTGCTTCCGTACATGACATACATTACCTGAAAGATATACAACAACAAATGACTGATTGCGTGCTACTTGGAGACAAAGGCTATTTGTCCGCAGAGGTACAGGTCAATCTTTTTGAATCTGTAAACATTAGATTGGAAACCCCGATGAGAAACAATCAAAAGAAATTCAAACCGTATCCATACCTATTCAAAAAATCAAGGAAAAGGATTGAAACGCTATTTTCGCAACTGTGCGATCAGTTTATGATCAGAAGAAATTATGCCAAAACTTTTGAGGGGTTTAAGACAAGGACGTTAAGTAAAATAACTGCCCTGACCACCATTCAATACCTCAACAAATTTATCTTTAAAAGGAACATGAATCACATTAAAATAAATTTAGTCTGATAATGCACTACGGGTAACAATAATATATAGATAGAAGCGAAAAGTAAACGGATTATTTTTTATTGCACCCGTAGTATATCATAAATTGCTACAGATCAATCATTGTTATAACATGAAGATGAATTACAAGCAATGATTGTTATAGGTAACTTTTAGCTCCTATTAGCTATGTTTATCCCAAATTACGCATTGAAAAACAAAAGCCTCACAAATTAGAAATTAAACCCTAACTCCGCTAATTTAGGTAGTCTATGTCAATAGATTTAAAGAGGTCTTTTGTCTTTTTTGTTATTTCGGATCTTACCCAGGTGTTTCGGATTTTAGTTTGGTAGATGCTTTTTGATATTTCTACTATGTCCTTTGGTGCATATTTTGAAAGTTTGTTTGCTGTTTTTAGTCGTGTATACAACCTGTAGTATGCGATCATGGCTATAAAATTTGCCATTAACCATCCTTCCAGCACATATCGGTTCTGCATGTAGGTTTTGTCTGCAAGCAGGAAGTGCTTGTAGGCGTCAAACATGACTTCTATTTCATTGCGCTGTTTGTAGGTTTCATATAACATTTGTGCGGACACCGCTTCAGGCAGGTGATTCGTGAGTGTAAGTGTTCCAAAACGGTCAACCCGTTCAAAGAAATCAACTTCTTTATACTTATCAGGATGTGTTTGAGTACGGGTAAGGAAATCAGCTTCTTCTTCTACTCTAAGGCGCTCGTCAAGGTAAGTAGTTAGCATCAGTCCTTCTTTTTCATATTCATAATACCAGACCACCCTCTTCTGATAGGTGAAATAATTCTTTATACCTTTTTTAAAATTGGCTTGCTGTAGCGGTTCATAATCTATGAGATTATTATTTCTGTATAGTGGGATAATGAAATGAATGGAGGCAGTTTTGAGGTCAGCGACGTTTTTCTTGCTGTAAAATCCCTTGTCGGCAATGAAAACCACATCTTTGATATTTAGTTCGTCTACACATATCTTCATCGATGTAACGTCAGTAATATTCCCATTGATAAGTCTATAATACACCGGTTGTTGCATTTGTGCAGAAAAAATGTACATCAGGCGTATTTGTGGATCATAGCTATGCTGTGGATTATAACCCATTGCGTTGACTGAAAGATGTTCTGAAAGGGATGGTATGTGCGTAGAATCAATCATTACAAATTTATCCTGCATAGCTTCCCTTACCCCTAATCTGCCTTTCATCCAGCCCAGCAATAGTTCTCTGTTTTCTCCTACATATTTCAATGCAGCTGTAATTGCTTTGTCATCAAGACCTTTTGTGACCCAGTTCAGAGAACAGTAGTCATGTGCATGTTGAAACGGCATACGCTTTATTGGGTGCTGATAAGCAAAACGCATCATTGCTACTGTCAATAATGTTTGACTAACAGGCTCTGGGAAGAGTGTAAGTAAACTGGGAAGATCCTCAGCAAGCAAAGACGTAAAGAGATTATACAATCCGTATGTTTTGATATCTACTACCGGCAGGCTGTTGCCTTTATCTTTTATTAGTTTTTTATCCGACGGGACAAAGCCCTCCTTCTCGGTGATTTTACCAAGAAGTTCCAGGGTTATTTTATCCGTCCGCTTTTTTTCAGAATTATAACGATACTCAACAGCGTACTTGTAAAATGTACCCTTGATAAGCCTGATCTCTGTTTTTGGCTCTTTAAATTTTTGAATCCAGGAAGGTAACGACATAGACAACCTAATTAGGTAGCCCAAAATAAACAAAAAAAGGAACAATCAAGCGTTGTTCCACTATATTTTTCAAAATAGACGGGGTAATTATGCGGAGTTAGGGATTAAATGAGTTGTAAGGGTGCTATTTGCTACTGCGTAATTTGGGTTAATGAAATTTGGTTTTTCCAGCTTTTAGATGTCGGAATTTAATATAACGGAAGCGGGCTTAATGCCCACTTTAATTATTATTAGAGCGGCTAAATAACTCTATTAACTTTTTATTTAATGCCACTCCCCTTAAGTCTTTGGCGATGATGACACCCTCCGGATCAATAAGTAAACTGCTCGGGATTCCTTTTATTCCATAGTAAACGGGTAGCTCATCGTCCCATCCTTTTACATTAGACAATTGTATCCATGGCATTTTAAGAGTGGCTAATGAGGTTAGCCACCTTTTACGTACATCATCTAGCGAAATGCTTACTACTGTAAAGTTATGGTCTTTAAAGGTGTTATACGCTTGTATAACATTGGGTATTTCCTCCCGGCAGGGATAGCACCAACTGGCCCAAAAATCAACTAATACGTATTTACCCTTAAAGGCAGAAAAATTAACAGCGGTGCCATTGGTGTCTTTTTCCGTAAAGTTTATCATCTTTTCGCCAATAGCACTTCTTTTGAGGATAGCCAGCCGACTTGCAACGCGTTTGCCTGCTGATGTTGATTTTACCTGGGGGCTTAACATGTTATACATCTTCGCAACATCTTCGTAGTTACCCAGTCTGGAAAATTCAGTTACCAGGTTTAAACTGAAAGCGCTTTGTTTGTGGGTGGCAATATAGGCATTAGCAATAGTTTTTTTTTGTTTAGCAATACCTGCAATTTTTTCTTCCAGCTCCACTTCTTTATCCCCGGTTAATTTATGATATTGAAGGTTAAGAGATGCTTCCTCGTCATTTAAAGATTTCAATTTAAGGGCATAAGCTACAGCCTCATCATTTGTTTTAGAACCGGTTACTTTAAGCGCGTCCACAGAATCCCTGCTTCCGGTTATCGTTAAATCTCCCGGGTCTATAAAAATATAGATTGCCCGGCCCGGAAAAATCATCGTTATTTTTTGCGATTCGGTTACGGGCGCCTCCCAGGTAAATTTCCCATTAATAATTTTTTGCGTAACCGTTTTGTCAATATCGCCCTCGTAGTACTGGATAATTACCTGGTCGATCGCCCTTAACGCTTTGATGTCCCCTTTTAAGCGAACCTGACTAAACAAACTTTCAGTAAAGCAAATTAATGCCGTAGTGACAATGATTAAATAATATTTCATTTGGTTTCAATTGATATTTATAGGTGTTGGGGCGGTTATATCGTAAACAAAAGCATCAAGTAATCCTGATTGTAAATTCTGCTTTTCGCTGATATTAAAGTTTCGCTTTTTTAAAAAGGGGAGGGTTTATGGTAGATCCAACTATTCTAATTGGATTAACCTTCGGATGGACTGTGCCGGAATGGTTGTTTTAATTACCATTTGCAAATTAACCTGTGGCCTATCTTGTGCATAAATAGAGTGCGTGGTAGAAACCATGCCCGCCATGTTACCCCTGTCATCCAAAATAGGACCGCCGCTTGATCCCTTCGCATAGTCGGCAGTTATCTCCATCCGGTCTCCCATTGCACCAATTTTATGGTTGGCTGTTTTACGTGCTACCACACCCTTGCTGTAATAATAAATATATTGCTCCGGATTGGTAAGCGTGTGAACGGTTTCGCCAACGGCAAGCTCCGTTCCCAAGGGTATGGGGCTTAGGTAAGCATTACCAGTATTGATTTTAAAAATTGCAGCATCCGCGTTTTTATTAAATGCTAAAATCTGTTGAATGGGGTAAACATCTCCTTTTAAGGTTACTACAAAGGTAACGCTATCATTAGCGGCAAGTGTTTCTTCTGGTTGAACAACGCCCATAAAAACATGCCAGTTGGATACACAAATACCATCTGCGGTAAGTGCCGAGGCCGTTGCGTATAACTGTGCCTTTTCAGGTTCTTTTTCGGTAGCTTTATAATATTTATATATCATTAAAACACCATCCCTGCGGTCTTTTATAATCTGGGCGGCTGTCATTTCCTTTTGGCCGGGTTTAACCAACGACCGTATGGGGGCCTTAGAATCAGACGGCAATAAAAGTGCTTGTTTCCTCAGCGACGCCGATCCGGTAAACGGTGTTTTTGCCTGTGCCGCTTTAAGGTTTTTAAGCACATTACTCATTAGTTCGTCATAATCAACATAAGTGTCGTTTTGCAGGCTTTGGGCATGCAAAGTAAAATGCGGCGAGCACAGTATTATAAAAAAGGCAACCACAACAGGTTTCTTTTTTTTGATTAGTAAATAAAACAGATTGACCATTGTATTAAAGTATGGTTGCTAATTTTGCTTCAAGCTCTTCGCCACGCAGGTCTCTGGCAATTATTTTTCCTGATGGATCCAGTAAAAAATTAGCTGGTATAGCGTTGATGTGGTATAGCTGAACTACGTAGCTTCTCCACCCTTCAAGGTCAGATACCTGCTCCCAGTTTAAGCCATCTTTACCGATAGCGGCCAACCATTTTTCCTTCGCTTTTTCGCCTCCGTCTAACGATACACCAAGCACAGTAAAGTTTTTAGTCTTATATTTCTCAAATGCTTTAACCACATTGGGGTTCTCTCTACGGCAAGGCCCGCACCAGCTTGCCCAAAAATCTACCAGAACGTATTTACCTTTAAACGACGCCAGGCTTATATCTTGATCTTTTGTGTTTTTCAAAACAAAATCAGGTGCTATGTTACCCACAGTTAAGGCTTTTGCCTTTCCAATTTTATTAAGATATGACTGCCCTGCCGGCGAAGCTTTAAGCTCGGCACTGAAGCCGTTAAACAGCGTGTTGGCTTTTTCAGGATATTTATCAGGATCGACGGCGCTACGCAGCAAATTTAAACTCACCAACGAATTAGGGTGACTTTCTATAAACCCCATCTGGATCTGTAATTTTGCTAAGGCCAGGCTCTCAAATGCCTGTTGTATTTGCGCTTGCTCCTGGCTGTTGCCCTCCGCTTTAGATAAGCCTGCGCTCATCTGAGCTTCTGTTTTCTTAAAGGGTGTTAACAAGGCAACCAAGTCCTGCTGGTCTTTATTTAAAGGGGTACCGCCAACCTTAGCTCTCAATAATGAATCGGGTGTGGTTATTTCAACAACACCGTTTTCCAAATAAACACCCACCTGATCGGGGCTTGGTCTGGAGTTTAATTTTTCGCCGTTTTGCCCCATCATAACAAAGGCCTTCATGGGGACAGATACGGTGCCTTTAATAATAAATTTACCACCAGGCTGAACGGTAGCCGAGTCAAACTTCATTTGCCCTCTTTCCTGGTAAACCACATAAGCAGTGGCCGGGAATTTTACTTTACCTACGGTTCCGCTAATGGTGTATTGTTGCTGTGCGGCGGCGCTAAGGGGTAATGCTGCGAGCAGCGTTATTATTGCTTTTTTCATGTATTATGTTTTGTATAGGAGCCTTAAAAAATGTGTGCTGATATTAAAATACCAAACAGGCTATGATGAAATATTATAAGAAAAGAGTTGTTAGTTTTTGATTA includes:
- a CDS encoding TlpA disulfide reductase family protein, encoding MKKAIITLLAALPLSAAAQQQYTISGTVGKVKFPATAYVVYQERGQMKFDSATVQPGGKFIIKGTVSVPMKAFVMMGQNGEKLNSRPSPDQVGVYLENGVVEITTPDSLLRAKVGGTPLNKDQQDLVALLTPFKKTEAQMSAGLSKAEGNSQEQAQIQQAFESLALAKLQIQMGFIESHPNSLVSLNLLRSAVDPDKYPEKANTLFNGFSAELKASPAGQSYLNKIGKAKALTVGNIAPDFVLKNTKDQDISLASFKGKYVLVDFWASWCGPCRRENPNVVKAFEKYKTKNFTVLGVSLDGGEKAKEKWLAAIGKDGLNWEQVSDLEGWRSYVVQLYHINAIPANFLLDPSGKIIARDLRGEELEAKLATIL